A single window of Nocardia sp. NBC_01327 DNA harbors:
- a CDS encoding DUF3817 domain-containing protein, whose protein sequence is MGAVDIFDLSTLAKRVRFLGILEAFTWVLLLTGSVLKRLPEPITWPVMVFGMLHGIVFILYAIHCLLASREFEWAGKTTGLALLSAVVPFSSYFFERWAIRTGQLGELSEAAAPAAARS, encoded by the coding sequence ATGGGTGCCGTGGATATCTTCGATCTGAGCACCCTCGCGAAGCGGGTTCGATTCCTCGGCATTCTGGAAGCCTTCACCTGGGTCCTGCTGCTGACCGGTTCGGTCCTGAAGCGTCTGCCGGAGCCGATCACCTGGCCCGTGATGGTTTTCGGCATGCTGCACGGCATCGTGTTCATCCTGTACGCCATTCACTGCCTGCTCGCCTCGCGTGAGTTCGAGTGGGCGGGCAAGACCACGGGTCTGGCGCTGCTGTCCGCGGTGGTTCCGTTCTCCAGCTACTTCTTCGAGCGGTGGGCCATCCGCACCGGTCAACTCGGCGAATTGAGTGAGGCTGCGGCACCTGCCGCGGCCCGTTCGTGA
- a CDS encoding tetratricopeptide repeat protein — translation MSGAVDLSSLKQPPVTDAPAGGHAVSEADFEAKVLRRSAEVPVVVALYSQRSPGSIELVSLLEQLVGESGDWELATIEAEANMRIAQAFGVQGIPTVIAVAAGQPLADFTGNQPEAQVRQWLAAVLDAVRGKLPGVGEGEGEPEVPEDPRFVAAEEALERGDFDTAEAAYKAILNAEPANGEAKAALRQVQFISRVQNLDPAGIAKADADPSDLDAALAAADLEMFNQEPQAAFDRLIGQVKRTAGDDRTRVRTHLLELFELFDPAEPIVMAARRKLAAALY, via the coding sequence ATGTCCGGCGCGGTGGACCTGTCCAGCCTGAAGCAGCCGCCGGTGACCGACGCGCCCGCAGGCGGCCATGCTGTTTCCGAGGCCGATTTCGAGGCCAAGGTACTGCGCCGCTCCGCTGAGGTTCCGGTGGTGGTGGCACTGTATTCGCAGCGCAGCCCGGGCAGTATCGAATTGGTGAGCCTGCTGGAGCAGTTGGTCGGCGAGTCCGGCGACTGGGAGCTGGCCACCATCGAGGCCGAGGCGAATATGCGTATCGCACAGGCCTTCGGCGTACAGGGCATTCCGACGGTGATCGCGGTGGCGGCCGGTCAGCCGCTCGCCGATTTCACCGGTAATCAGCCCGAGGCGCAGGTCCGGCAGTGGCTGGCGGCGGTTCTGGACGCGGTGCGCGGCAAGCTCCCGGGCGTCGGCGAGGGCGAAGGCGAGCCCGAGGTGCCCGAGGATCCGCGTTTCGTGGCGGCCGAAGAAGCTTTGGAGCGCGGCGATTTCGATACCGCCGAGGCCGCGTACAAGGCGATTCTCAATGCCGAGCCGGCCAATGGCGAGGCCAAGGCCGCGCTGCGCCAGGTCCAGTTCATCTCCCGGGTGCAGAATCTCGATCCGGCGGGCATCGCCAAGGCGGACGCCGATCCGAGCGATCTGGACGCCGCCCTCGCGGCCGCCGATCTGGAAATGTTCAATCAGGAGCCGCAGGCCGCGTTCGACCGCCTCATCGGCCAGGTCAAGCGCACCGCGGGCGATGACCGCACGCGGGTCCGCACCCATCTGCTGGAGCTGTTCGAACTCTTCGATCCGGCCGAGCCGATCGTGATGGCCGCGCGCCGCAAGCTGGCCGCAGCCCTGTACTGA
- a CDS encoding TIGR03086 family metal-binding protein, with amino-acid sequence MISSTYTELLAAGPELVSLDARAVRTSIDVVSRLTAADLDAPTPCAGWALRDLLEHMIVQHYGFAAAARGEDDIALWKPQPLGDDPIAEYRAAAEQVLDAFAADGVLEQGFPLPEVRDGTVLPAPLSISFHFVDYVVHSWDVARALDLPVEFDEDVLAAALVVAQGVPDGDIRLAPNSPFAPIVPFEGSGLEQVLALLGRSPHWPH; translated from the coding sequence ATGATCTCATCAACATACACCGAACTTCTCGCAGCGGGACCCGAACTGGTGTCCCTCGACGCACGCGCGGTGCGCACCAGCATCGACGTGGTGTCCCGGCTGACCGCCGCGGACCTGGACGCTCCGACCCCCTGCGCCGGCTGGGCGCTGCGGGATCTGCTGGAGCACATGATCGTTCAGCATTACGGCTTCGCCGCCGCAGCGCGCGGCGAGGACGATATCGCGCTGTGGAAGCCGCAGCCCCTGGGTGATGATCCGATCGCCGAGTATCGTGCCGCGGCCGAACAGGTGCTGGACGCTTTCGCCGCCGACGGGGTGCTGGAGCAGGGCTTTCCGCTTCCGGAGGTGCGGGACGGCACGGTGCTGCCCGCACCCCTGTCGATCAGCTTCCACTTCGTCGACTACGTCGTGCACTCCTGGGATGTCGCCCGCGCGCTGGATCTGCCGGTCGAGTTCGACGAGGACGTGCTGGCGGCGGCTCTCGTAGTGGCGCAGGGGGTTCCGGACGGCGATATCCGGCTCGCGCCGAATTCGCCGTTCGCGCCGATCGTCCCGTTCGAGGGTTCAGGGCTCGAGCAGGTGCTCGCGCTCCTGGGCCGTTCGCCGCACTGGCCGCACTGA
- the glgB gene encoding 1,4-alpha-glucan branching protein GlgB, with protein MHRRDLLLLAAGTHPDPHTVLGAHPHPDGTILRVLRPHAETVLARIGELDQPLEHIGHGVFEGVAPLHELWDYRIVTSYPGGRTVIDADGYRFLPTLGELDLHLLGEGRHERLWDVLGAHPRRYPTLDGEVTGTSFAVWAPNARGVAVIGDFDGWSGNTAPMRRLGGSGVWEVFLPGIGAGTKYKYRVHGSDGRTVDHADPFAFATELPPATASVVTESHYSWGDEQWLRARDTDDPTRKPMSIYEVHLGSWRPGLGYRELAQQLAEYVAAQGFTHIELLPIAEHPFGGSWGYQVTSYYAPTARFGTPDDFRWFTDHLHRKGIGVLLDWVPAHFPRDEWALARFDGTALYEHADPRRGEQLDWGTYVFDFGRHEVRNFLVANARYWIEEFHIDGLRVDAVASMLYLDYSRPDWEPNIHGGRENLEAVAFLQEMNATVHKHHPGVVTIAEESTTWPGVTRPTEVGGLGFTMKWNMGWMHDTLGYLQHDPVHRTWHHNEITFSLTYAWSENYVLPISHDEVVHGKGTLWTRMPGDDFTKASGVRALLSYMWAHPGKQLLFMGQEFGQFREWNHDRGLDWHELENPLHQGIHTLVRDLNTLYRATPALWSQDTSPGGYSWLDADDRDNNVLSFLRYGADGAMLACVYNFSGAEHRDYRVGLPAAGRWLEVLNTDAIAYGGNGIGNLGAVAATAEPWHGRPASALVTLPPSSALWLVPADKPAESVRPVRRTAQEREHLLEP; from the coding sequence ATGCACCGGCGCGATCTGCTGCTGCTCGCCGCGGGCACGCACCCCGATCCGCACACCGTGCTCGGTGCGCACCCGCATCCTGACGGCACCATCCTGCGGGTGCTGCGGCCGCATGCCGAAACGGTGCTCGCGCGCATCGGCGAGCTCGATCAGCCGCTGGAACATATCGGGCACGGGGTTTTCGAAGGCGTGGCGCCGCTGCACGAGCTGTGGGACTACCGGATCGTCACCTCGTATCCGGGCGGGCGCACCGTCATCGATGCCGACGGCTACCGATTCCTGCCCACGCTCGGGGAACTCGACCTGCATCTGCTCGGGGAAGGCCGCCACGAGCGGCTGTGGGATGTGCTCGGCGCGCATCCGCGGCGCTATCCCACCCTCGACGGGGAGGTGACCGGCACCTCGTTCGCGGTGTGGGCGCCGAATGCCCGGGGTGTGGCCGTGATCGGCGATTTCGACGGGTGGAGCGGCAATACCGCGCCCATGCGCCGGCTCGGCGGGTCCGGGGTGTGGGAGGTGTTCCTGCCGGGCATCGGGGCGGGGACCAAGTACAAGTACCGGGTGCACGGATCGGACGGGCGCACCGTCGATCACGCCGATCCCTTCGCTTTCGCGACCGAATTACCGCCTGCCACCGCGTCCGTCGTGACCGAGAGCCACTACAGCTGGGGCGACGAGCAGTGGCTGCGCGCCCGCGACACCGACGATCCGACCCGTAAGCCCATGAGCATCTACGAGGTGCACCTGGGTTCCTGGCGGCCCGGACTCGGCTATCGCGAACTGGCACAGCAGCTCGCCGAATATGTTGCCGCCCAGGGGTTCACGCATATCGAGCTGCTGCCGATCGCCGAACACCCCTTCGGCGGGTCCTGGGGTTATCAGGTCACCTCGTACTACGCGCCCACCGCGCGATTCGGCACTCCCGACGACTTCCGCTGGTTCACCGATCATCTGCACCGCAAGGGCATCGGCGTCCTGCTCGACTGGGTGCCCGCGCACTTCCCGCGCGACGAATGGGCGCTCGCGCGTTTCGACGGCACCGCCCTCTACGAGCACGCCGACCCGCGCCGCGGTGAGCAACTCGACTGGGGCACCTACGTTTTCGACTTCGGGCGGCACGAGGTCCGCAATTTCCTGGTCGCCAATGCCCGGTACTGGATCGAGGAATTCCATATCGACGGGCTGCGGGTCGACGCCGTGGCCTCCATGCTCTACCTCGACTATTCGCGCCCGGACTGGGAGCCGAATATCCACGGCGGTCGCGAGAACCTGGAAGCGGTGGCGTTCCTTCAGGAAATGAATGCCACTGTGCACAAACATCATCCGGGCGTGGTCACCATTGCCGAGGAGTCCACCACCTGGCCCGGCGTCACCCGCCCCACCGAGGTCGGCGGACTCGGCTTCACCATGAAGTGGAATATGGGGTGGATGCACGACACCCTCGGCTATCTGCAGCACGATCCGGTGCACCGCACCTGGCACCACAATGAGATCACCTTCTCGCTCACCTACGCGTGGAGCGAGAACTATGTGCTGCCCATCAGCCATGACGAGGTCGTGCACGGCAAGGGCACGCTGTGGACGCGCATGCCCGGCGACGACTTCACCAAGGCCAGTGGGGTGCGGGCGCTGCTGTCCTACATGTGGGCGCATCCGGGCAAGCAGCTGCTGTTCATGGGACAGGAATTCGGGCAGTTCCGCGAATGGAACCACGATCGCGGGCTGGACTGGCACGAGCTGGAAAACCCACTGCACCAGGGCATTCACACACTGGTCCGCGATCTCAACACACTGTATCGCGCGACGCCCGCGCTCTGGAGCCAGGACACCTCGCCCGGCGGTTACTCCTGGCTCGACGCCGATGACCGCGACAATAATGTGCTGTCGTTCCTGCGCTACGGCGCGGACGGCGCGATGCTGGCCTGCGTCTACAACTTCTCCGGCGCCGAACACCGCGACTATCGCGTCGGGCTGCCGGCCGCCGGACGGTGGCTGGAGGTGCTCAATACCGATGCGATCGCCTACGGCGGCAATGGAATAGGCAATCTGGGCGCGGTCGCCGCGACCGCCGAACCGTGGCACGGCCGCCCGGCCTCCGCGCTGGTCACGCTGCCGCCGAGCAGCGCGCTGTGGCTCGTCCCCGCGGACAAGCCCGCCGAATCAGTGCGGCCAGTGCGGCGAACGGCCCAGGAGCGCGAGCACCTGCTCGAGCCCTGA
- a CDS encoding alpha-1,4-glucan--maltose-1-phosphate maltosyltransferase yields the protein MTGRIAIDDTAPAIPGGRPAKAVVGEVFPVRAVVWREGHDAVAATLVVRAPGSTRPQRIRMAPEYQPDVFNATFTPGKPGLWTYRIEGWSDPLASWRAAVEAKLAVGQSAIDLANDLEIGARLLDRAAQQVPRKQWETLRAAAAALRSEAQLPTRVAPAFSGEVSEILRETPLRELVTQGRQYSVQVDRQRSLYGAWYEFFPRSTGGWDAAGKPVHGTFATAAEDLPRIAAMGFDVVYLPPIHPIGRVNRKGPNNSLTAGPEDVGSPWAIGSAEGGHDAIHPALGSTADFVEFVESARELGLEVAIDLALQCAPDHPWVAAHPEWFTTLPDGTIAFAENPPKKYQDIYPVNFDNDPDGLYAEVLRVVRHWIGLGVTIFRVDNPHTKPADFWEWLIAQVRRKHPDIIFLSEAFTRPARLYGLARRGFTQSYTYFTWRTHKHEIAEFGLELAAKADEARPNLFVNTPDILHESLQHGGPGMFAIRAVLAATLGPTWGVYSGFELYEHQAVQPGSEEYLNSEKYELRPRHFTAAAARGESLEPLITRLNEIRRAHPALQQLRCIHFHHTDSESLLAFSKFDPTTGDAVLIVVNLNPFGPEQGHVSLDLPAIGREWHEQPVVFDEISGEEYHWGQSNYVRLDPARAVAHILVLPPVPAAARAGLSYRRSF from the coding sequence GTGACCGGCCGCATCGCCATCGATGACACCGCCCCCGCGATACCCGGCGGCCGGCCGGCCAAGGCCGTCGTCGGTGAGGTGTTCCCGGTCCGGGCGGTGGTGTGGCGCGAAGGGCATGACGCCGTGGCGGCCACGCTCGTGGTGCGGGCGCCGGGGTCCACCCGACCCCAGCGCATTCGCATGGCGCCGGAATATCAGCCCGATGTGTTCAATGCCACCTTCACCCCGGGCAAGCCCGGACTGTGGACCTATCGCATCGAGGGCTGGAGTGATCCGCTCGCGAGCTGGCGGGCCGCGGTGGAGGCGAAACTCGCGGTCGGGCAGAGCGCGATCGATCTGGCCAATGATCTGGAAATCGGTGCGCGACTGCTGGATCGGGCCGCACAGCAGGTCCCCCGCAAGCAGTGGGAGACCCTGCGCGCCGCGGCCGCCGCGCTGCGCAGTGAGGCGCAATTGCCCACCCGGGTCGCGCCCGCCTTCAGCGGTGAGGTGAGCGAGATCCTGCGCGAAACCCCACTGCGCGAACTGGTTACGCAGGGGCGGCAGTATTCCGTGCAGGTGGATCGGCAGCGTTCGCTGTACGGCGCCTGGTACGAGTTCTTTCCGCGTTCGACCGGCGGCTGGGATGCCGCGGGCAAGCCCGTGCACGGCACCTTCGCCACCGCCGCCGAGGATCTGCCGCGCATTGCCGCCATGGGGTTCGACGTGGTGTACCTGCCGCCGATCCATCCGATCGGCAGGGTGAATCGCAAGGGGCCCAACAACTCTCTGACCGCCGGGCCCGAGGATGTGGGCTCACCGTGGGCCATCGGATCCGCCGAGGGCGGCCACGATGCCATTCATCCGGCGCTCGGCAGCACGGCGGACTTCGTCGAATTCGTCGAATCCGCGCGGGAATTGGGCCTGGAGGTGGCGATCGATCTGGCGCTGCAGTGCGCGCCCGACCATCCCTGGGTGGCCGCGCATCCGGAATGGTTCACCACCCTGCCGGACGGCACCATCGCCTTCGCCGAGAACCCGCCCAAGAAGTACCAGGACATCTATCCGGTCAACTTCGACAATGATCCGGACGGGCTGTACGCCGAGGTGCTGCGGGTGGTGCGGCACTGGATCGGGTTGGGCGTCACCATATTCCGCGTCGACAATCCGCACACCAAGCCCGCCGACTTCTGGGAGTGGCTGATCGCGCAGGTGCGCCGGAAGCATCCGGACATCATCTTCCTGTCCGAGGCGTTCACCCGGCCCGCACGGCTGTACGGCCTGGCCCGCCGCGGCTTCACGCAGTCCTACACGTATTTCACCTGGCGCACGCACAAGCACGAGATCGCCGAATTCGGCCTGGAATTGGCGGCCAAGGCCGATGAGGCCCGCCCCAATCTGTTCGTGAATACGCCGGACATCCTGCACGAGAGCCTGCAGCACGGCGGGCCCGGCATGTTCGCCATTCGCGCCGTGCTGGCGGCGACGCTGGGCCCGACCTGGGGCGTGTACTCCGGATTCGAGCTCTACGAGCATCAGGCCGTGCAGCCCGGCAGCGAGGAGTACCTGAACTCCGAGAAGTACGAGCTGCGCCCGCGCCACTTCACCGCGGCCGCCGCGCGCGGAGAATCCTTGGAGCCGTTGATCACCCGGCTCAACGAGATCCGGCGCGCGCATCCGGCACTGCAGCAGTTGCGCTGCATCCACTTCCACCACACCGACAGCGAATCGCTGCTGGCCTTCTCGAAATTCGACCCCACCACCGGTGATGCGGTGCTGATCGTGGTGAACCTCAACCCGTTCGGCCCCGAGCAGGGTCACGTCTCGCTGGATCTGCCCGCCATCGGCCGCGAATGGCATGAGCAGCCGGTGGTGTTCGACGAGATCAGCGGCGAGGAATACCACTGGGGTCAGAGCAATTACGTGCGACTGGACCCCGCGCGGGCGGTCGCGCACATTCTGGTGCTGCCGCCGGTGCCCGCCGCGGCGCGCGCCGGACTCTCCTATCGAAGATCCTTCTGA
- a CDS encoding PaaI family thioesterase gives MSEQQVEALPSQEHHEGGFRPIAELGRDNTKGGPHYGEFIEQVRGLMDRVRLADPTDEIALAAIAELKDLNQRLDAVMGDEWSAPSWHRTDLPSRGNITLPPYLVDEVSRDGVRARITFRTFHLGGNGAAHGGHVALGFDDLLGMTAAVNTRAVTRTAFLHVDYRSITPLNTELQWHGWVERVEGRKVFVRATLHDGDRLCAEAHGLFLMLKPGQQ, from the coding sequence ATGAGCGAGCAGCAGGTCGAGGCACTTCCCTCCCAGGAGCATCACGAGGGTGGGTTCCGGCCGATCGCGGAACTTGGCCGCGACAACACCAAGGGTGGGCCGCACTACGGCGAGTTCATCGAGCAGGTGCGCGGGCTGATGGACCGGGTGCGGCTGGCCGATCCGACCGATGAGATCGCGCTCGCGGCCATCGCGGAGCTGAAGGATCTCAATCAGCGGCTCGACGCGGTCATGGGTGACGAGTGGTCGGCGCCCAGCTGGCACCGCACCGACCTGCCCTCGCGCGGCAACATCACGCTGCCCCCGTATCTGGTGGACGAGGTCAGCCGCGACGGCGTGCGCGCGCGAATCACCTTCCGCACCTTCCATCTCGGTGGCAATGGCGCGGCCCACGGCGGGCATGTGGCGCTCGGCTTCGACGATCTGCTGGGTATGACCGCGGCCGTGAACACGCGCGCGGTCACCCGTACCGCCTTCCTGCACGTCGACTACCGGTCCATCACGCCGCTCAACACCGAGCTGCAGTGGCACGGCTGGGTGGAGCGCGTGGAGGGCCGCAAGGTCTTCGTCCGCGCCACCCTGCACGACGGTGATCGGCTCTGCGCCGAGGCGCACGGCCTGTTCCTCATGCTGAAACCGGGCCAGCAGTAG
- the glgP gene encoding alpha-glucan family phosphorylase: MKALRRFTVRAHLPERLSALTELATNLRWSWDAPTQDVFAELDHALWVEVGRDPVRMLGEVPAERLDELAGDEAYTRRVDAAAADLRDYLARPRWFQKQEQGPKGIAYFSMEFGVTEVLPNYSGGLGILAGDHLKAASDLGLPLIGVGLLYRSGYFRQSLTADGWQAEHYPALDPQGLPLRLLTDGGVPVLLHVAMPEGRVLRARVWIAQVGRIPLLLLDSDIAENDPELRAVTDRLYGGDQDHRIKQEILAGIGGVRAVRAYTRAHGLPDPDVFHMNEGHAGFLGIERIREFMVTGMDFDAALTAVRAGTVFTTHTPVPAGIDRFASALVRRYFGGAHGERESPVLPGVSVDRILAMGREADPSVFNMAHLGLRLAQRANGVSKLHGEVSRAMFAPLWPGFDTSEVPIGSVTNGVHAPTWAAREWIEKGRELIGDELVEEARGWERLSDVDLRELWSTRNDLRGILVDEVRRRVHASWLERGAAPAELGWIDQVFDPKVLTVGFARRVPTYKRLTLMLRDPERLRALLLDPERPVQLVVAGKSHPADDGGKALIQQVVRFADDPEVRHRIVFLPNYDMSMARYLYWGCDVWLNNPLRPLEACGTSGMKSALNGGLNLSIRDGWWDEMYDGENGWAIPTADGVRDDHRRDDLEASALYELLERAVLPRFYDRDHDDLPVRWMEMVRHTLQTLGPQVLASRMVRDYAVGYYAPAAAAYAAAAQDDFKGARELAEYRRRIESAWPTVRVVQVDSSGLPDIPVIGANLALRARIDLGGLTPSDVTVQAVLGRVSPTDDLTDIHNIPMTYAGTDSGAELFTVEAPVPLSGAVGYTIRVLPSHPLLASEAEFGLVATPSP, from the coding sequence GTGAAGGCACTGCGTCGTTTCACCGTCCGCGCTCATCTGCCCGAGCGGTTGTCGGCTCTGACCGAGCTGGCGACAAATCTGCGCTGGTCCTGGGATGCGCCGACCCAGGATGTGTTCGCGGAGCTGGACCATGCGCTGTGGGTCGAGGTCGGGCGGGATCCGGTGCGGATGCTGGGGGAGGTGCCGGCCGAGCGGCTGGACGAGCTGGCCGGGGATGAGGCGTACACCCGGCGGGTTGATGCCGCCGCCGCTGATCTGCGTGACTATCTGGCCCGCCCGCGCTGGTTCCAGAAGCAGGAGCAGGGGCCGAAGGGGATCGCGTACTTCTCCATGGAGTTCGGCGTCACCGAGGTGCTGCCGAACTATTCGGGCGGGCTCGGGATTCTGGCGGGTGACCATCTCAAGGCCGCCTCCGATCTCGGGCTGCCGCTCATCGGTGTCGGATTGCTGTATCGCTCAGGCTATTTCCGGCAGTCGCTGACCGCCGACGGCTGGCAGGCCGAGCACTATCCGGCGCTCGATCCGCAGGGACTGCCCTTGCGGCTGCTGACCGACGGCGGGGTGCCGGTGCTACTGCACGTGGCCATGCCCGAGGGGCGGGTGCTGCGGGCGCGGGTCTGGATCGCGCAGGTGGGCCGGATTCCGCTGCTGCTCTTGGATTCCGATATCGCCGAGAACGATCCGGAGCTGCGCGCGGTCACCGACCGGCTGTACGGCGGGGATCAGGATCACCGCATCAAACAGGAGATCCTCGCCGGCATCGGCGGTGTGCGGGCGGTGCGCGCCTACACCCGCGCGCACGGCCTCCCCGATCCCGACGTGTTCCATATGAACGAGGGCCACGCGGGCTTCCTCGGTATCGAGCGCATTCGCGAATTCATGGTCACCGGAATGGATTTCGACGCCGCGCTGACCGCGGTGCGCGCCGGGACCGTCTTCACCACGCACACCCCCGTTCCGGCGGGCATCGACCGCTTCGCGAGCGCCCTGGTGCGCCGCTACTTCGGCGGCGCCCACGGCGAACGGGAATCGCCTGTGCTGCCGGGTGTTTCGGTGGATCGCATCCTCGCCATGGGCCGTGAGGCCGACCCCTCGGTGTTCAATATGGCGCACCTGGGCCTGCGACTCGCCCAGCGCGCCAACGGCGTATCCAAACTGCACGGTGAGGTCAGCCGCGCCATGTTCGCGCCGCTGTGGCCCGGCTTCGACACCTCGGAGGTGCCGATCGGCTCGGTGACCAACGGTGTGCACGCTCCCACCTGGGCCGCGCGCGAATGGATCGAGAAGGGCCGCGAGCTCATCGGCGACGAGCTGGTGGAGGAGGCGCGCGGCTGGGAGCGGCTCAGCGATGTGGATCTGCGCGAACTGTGGTCCACCCGAAACGATTTGCGCGGCATCCTCGTCGACGAGGTGCGCCGCCGCGTGCACGCCTCCTGGCTGGAGCGCGGTGCGGCCCCGGCCGAACTCGGCTGGATAGACCAGGTTTTCGATCCGAAGGTGCTGACGGTCGGCTTCGCCCGCCGCGTGCCCACGTACAAGCGGCTGACCCTGATGCTGCGCGATCCGGAAAGACTGCGCGCGCTGCTGCTGGATCCGGAGCGCCCGGTGCAATTGGTGGTCGCGGGCAAATCCCATCCGGCCGACGACGGCGGCAAGGCGCTCATCCAGCAGGTGGTGCGGTTCGCCGACGATCCGGAGGTGCGCCATCGCATCGTCTTCCTGCCCAACTACGACATGTCCATGGCCCGCTACCTGTACTGGGGTTGCGATGTGTGGCTGAACAATCCGCTGCGGCCGCTCGAGGCCTGCGGTACCTCCGGTATGAAGTCCGCTCTCAACGGCGGCCTCAATCTCTCCATCCGGGACGGCTGGTGGGATGAGATGTACGACGGCGAGAACGGCTGGGCCATTCCCACCGCCGACGGGGTGCGCGACGATCACCGCCGCGACGATTTGGAAGCCTCCGCACTGTACGAACTGCTGGAACGTGCTGTGCTGCCGCGCTTCTACGATCGCGATCACGATGATCTGCCCGTGCGCTGGATGGAGATGGTCCGCCACACCCTGCAGACCCTCGGCCCCCAGGTGCTGGCCTCCCGCATGGTCCGCGATTACGCCGTCGGCTACTACGCGCCCGCCGCCGCGGCGTACGCGGCGGCAGCGCAGGACGACTTCAAGGGTGCACGCGAGCTTGCCGAATACCGCCGCCGGATCGAATCCGCCTGGCCGACAGTCAGAGTCGTGCAGGTGGACAGCTCGGGGCTGCCCGATATCCCGGTCATCGGCGCGAATCTCGCGCTGCGCGCCCGCATCGATCTGGGCGGCCTGACCCCGTCGGACGTCACCGTCCAGGCGGTCCTGGGACGGGTCTCACCGACCGACGACCTCACCGATATCCACAACATCCCCATGACCTACGCCGGAACGGACTCCGGCGCAGAACTTTTCACCGTCGAGGCCCCTGTTCCGCTCTCCGGCGCGGTCGGCTACACCATCCGCGTCCTGCCCAGCCACCCGCTGCTGGCCTCCGAGGCGGAGTTCGGCCTGGTGGCCACGCCGAGCCCCTAG